A genomic window from Archaeoglobus profundus DSM 5631 includes:
- a CDS encoding CBS domain-containing protein produces MLLRVEDVMNRRLEFIEADASVKEAIDLMLERRIRSLLVKPRDENDCYGVVTARDIVFGVFANDLDPNNVKVGDIASKPIVTVPKGTELKDVIRFMKRFNIARVFVLDDGRIVGVVALMDIMKALR; encoded by the coding sequence ATGTTATTGAGAGTTGAAGACGTAATGAACAGACGATTGGAATTCATAGAGGCGGATGCTAGCGTTAAAGAGGCGATCGATCTCATGCTTGAGAGGCGTATAAGGTCATTACTCGTCAAGCCTCGTGATGAAAATGACTGCTATGGAGTAGTAACTGCTAGAGATATTGTTTTTGGGGTTTTTGCAAACGATCTCGATCCAAATAACGTTAAAGTCGGTGACATAGCATCTAAACCCATAGTCACCGTCCCAAAGGGAACCGAGCTCAAAGACGTTATTAGGTTCATGAAGAGGTTCAACATAGCGAGAGTCTTCGTGCTTGATGATGGTAGGATAGTTGGAGTTGTTGCGCTCATGGATATAATGAAAGCTTTGAGGTGA
- a CDS encoding winged helix-turn-helix domain-containing protein/riboflavin kinase, with translation MLQVLKALALMNAMRKVLKISSKELAEKIGQSIQAASRKLKELEDEGLIERTLTKDGQFVVITDKGKELLYKEYLDYKRIFEGEGEFVIKGKVFSGLGEGRYYVSLEGYKKQFEEKLGFTPYPGTLNLKIPKEQMFFRAKLDEMEGIKIEGFKTKERTFGDVKAFRCRVNGIEGAIVIPQRTHYPKDVIEIIAPVKLRDVLGLKDGDWVEVEVIV, from the coding sequence ATGTTGCAGGTACTGAAGGCTTTGGCTCTTATGAATGCAATGAGGAAAGTTTTAAAGATAAGCTCAAAAGAACTGGCTGAAAAGATAGGGCAGAGTATCCAGGCCGCTTCAAGGAAACTAAAGGAGCTTGAAGACGAGGGTTTGATTGAGAGAACGTTGACGAAGGACGGGCAATTTGTTGTGATAACCGATAAGGGGAAGGAGTTGCTTTACAAGGAGTATCTCGACTACAAGCGTATTTTCGAAGGTGAGGGTGAGTTTGTAATAAAAGGGAAAGTTTTCAGCGGTTTGGGTGAGGGGAGGTATTACGTTTCATTGGAGGGATATAAGAAGCAGTTTGAAGAGAAGTTAGGGTTTACACCTTATCCGGGCACGCTCAACTTGAAAATCCCAAAAGAGCAGATGTTCTTTAGGGCTAAGCTTGATGAGATGGAAGGGATAAAAATTGAGGGTTTTAAGACGAAGGAGAGGACTTTTGGCGATGTTAAGGCCTTCAGGTGTAGGGTTAATGGAATTGAAGGCGCTATTGTAATTCCCCAGAGAACTCACTACCCTAAGGATGTTATCGAGATAATAGCTCCCGTCAAACTTAGGGATGTTTTGGGTTTGAAAGATGGAGATTGGGTAGAAGTGGAGGTGATAGTGTGA
- a CDS encoding cofactor-independent phosphoglycerate mutase, whose translation MKYLLLIPDGMADYRIEELGNRTPLEVADKPNMDFLAKEGCCGIAKTIPDGFEPGSDIANLTILGIDVRKYYTGRGPIEALAKGIRGKIIFRCNLVRVENGIMKDYSAGRISDDEAREAFKALNEENPYSFVKFYSGKSYRGLLVIDRDYDCEVKTTPPHDITGKRIDDFLPKGCELAKLLIDLMESSKEILPKVTKKANMIWPWSGGKMPNFPKFKELYGVKGALISEVDLILGIGRGLGMNVIEVEGATGYIDTNYKGLAKATLKALRDHDFVMLHIEGIDEVSHEGDLEKKIEGIELYDEKIVGYIIDRIDLDETKIMLLPDHPTPVKLGTHTSDPVPVLIYGWKRDDVKKFDEFNCRKGKLGFVEGIKLMRLLI comes from the coding sequence ATGAAGTATCTCCTGCTCATCCCAGACGGAATGGCAGATTACAGAATTGAAGAACTCGGTAACAGAACACCCTTAGAAGTTGCGGACAAGCCAAACATGGATTTCTTGGCTAAGGAGGGGTGTTGCGGTATTGCAAAGACAATTCCTGACGGTTTTGAGCCGGGAAGCGATATAGCGAATCTGACAATTTTGGGAATAGATGTCAGGAAATACTACACGGGTAGAGGACCAATCGAAGCTCTGGCTAAAGGGATTAGGGGAAAAATAATTTTCAGATGCAACCTCGTCAGGGTTGAGAATGGCATTATGAAAGATTACAGCGCTGGTAGAATAAGCGATGATGAGGCTAGAGAAGCTTTTAAGGCTTTGAACGAGGAAAATCCGTATAGCTTCGTTAAATTTTACAGTGGAAAGAGTTACAGAGGTTTACTCGTGATAGACAGAGATTACGACTGCGAGGTTAAAACTACCCCACCCCACGATATAACGGGAAAGAGGATAGATGATTTCCTTCCAAAGGGATGCGAATTGGCCAAATTGTTGATAGATCTCATGGAAAGCTCGAAGGAAATTCTACCAAAAGTTACAAAGAAGGCGAACATGATCTGGCCTTGGAGCGGAGGTAAGATGCCCAACTTTCCAAAGTTCAAGGAGCTCTACGGAGTTAAGGGGGCTCTGATATCTGAAGTTGATTTGATCCTGGGAATAGGGAGAGGTTTGGGGATGAATGTGATTGAGGTTGAGGGAGCTACGGGTTATATAGACACAAATTACAAGGGATTGGCAAAGGCAACGCTTAAAGCTTTGAGGGATCACGATTTCGTCATGCTCCACATTGAAGGTATAGATGAGGTAAGTCACGAAGGTGATTTGGAGAAGAAGATTGAGGGAATTGAACTCTACGATGAGAAAATTGTAGGATACATAATAGACAGGATTGATTTGGATGAGACGAAGATAATGCTTCTCCCCGACCACCCGACACCCGTAAAACTGGGAACTCACACGAGCGATCCGGTTCCTGTGCTTATATACGGTTGGAAGAGGGATGATGTCAAGAAGTTCGACGAATTCAATTGCAGGAAGGGAAAGCTTGGGTTTGTTGAGGGAATAAAGCTCATGAGATTGCTGATATGA
- the ribB gene encoding 3,4-dihydroxy-2-butanone-4-phosphate synthase — protein sequence MIEEALRHFRAGKPVLIYDFDDREGETDIAIPAIAVTPKDVAMMRIDGGGLICVALHPKACEKLKIPFMHDVLRVASEKMPELRSVADFDIKYDSRSSFALWVNHRDTFTGITDVDRALTIRRLGEVVDYVMINGKEFDFGSEFRSPGHVAVLRASENLVYERVGQTELSVALAEMAGIAPAVAICEMLDAETGKALSKRKAKEYAEERGIPFVEGKDIVKAYKNFREEKMLIFE from the coding sequence GTGATAGAAGAGGCTTTAAGGCATTTCAGGGCTGGAAAGCCAGTCCTAATATACGATTTTGACGATAGGGAAGGTGAGACTGATATAGCCATTCCGGCGATTGCGGTAACTCCGAAAGATGTGGCAATGATGAGAATCGACGGTGGAGGGCTTATATGTGTAGCTTTACATCCTAAAGCCTGTGAAAAGCTTAAGATTCCTTTTATGCACGACGTACTGAGGGTGGCAAGCGAAAAAATGCCAGAACTTAGGAGCGTTGCCGATTTCGACATAAAATACGATTCGAGAAGCTCGTTTGCGTTGTGGGTAAATCATAGGGACACTTTCACGGGAATAACGGATGTAGATAGGGCTTTAACCATAAGGAGATTGGGAGAGGTTGTAGACTACGTCATGATCAACGGTAAGGAGTTCGATTTCGGCAGTGAGTTCAGAAGTCCGGGGCACGTTGCCGTTTTGAGAGCTTCGGAAAACTTAGTTTACGAGAGAGTTGGTCAAACCGAGCTAAGTGTAGCTTTAGCTGAAATGGCTGGAATCGCTCCAGCAGTAGCGATTTGCGAGATGCTGGACGCTGAAACCGGGAAAGCTTTGAGCAAGAGAAAGGCTAAAGAGTATGCTGAAGAGAGAGGTATTCCTTTCGTTGAGGGTAAAGATATAGTTAAAGCTTACAAGAACTTTAGAGAGGAGAAGATGCTGATATTCGAATAA
- a CDS encoding hydroxymethylglutaryl-CoA reductase, degradative, with protein sequence MKTSRLSGFYKLSIDERLKIVRDFADLSDEEVELLKTSKIGLDKADAMIENVIGTFELPIGIATNFLIDGKDYLVPMVIEEPSVVAAASHGAKIARVKGGFSTLYTGSIMIGQIQVLTDNPHSAKFEVLKHKDEIIEKANEIESSIVKLGGGCKDLTVRVFDNMIVVHLLIDVKDAMGANFINSVCERIAPFIERITGGKVLLRILSNLCPQRLAIAKAVFDKKAVGGEEVVEGIIKAYELAKVDIYRCATHNKGIMNGVCAVLIATGNDFRAVESACYAYSAMQGFKPLTHYEINEDGDLVGYIELPMSVGVVGGAKANPLARICLKILGVKSAEELARVIASVGLAQNFAALRALVTEGIQRGHMELHARGLALSVGAKGDEVEKVVERMLKEGKISMSKAKEILERLRQK encoded by the coding sequence ATGAAAACGTCCCGTCTGAGCGGGTTCTACAAGCTCAGCATTGATGAGAGACTGAAAATTGTCAGAGATTTTGCAGATTTAAGTGATGAGGAAGTAGAGCTTTTAAAGACTTCTAAGATCGGCTTGGATAAGGCTGATGCAATGATAGAAAACGTAATCGGCACATTTGAACTGCCGATAGGCATTGCAACAAATTTCTTGATAGATGGGAAGGACTACTTGGTTCCAATGGTTATAGAGGAGCCAAGTGTTGTTGCTGCCGCAAGTCACGGAGCTAAAATTGCAAGAGTAAAGGGTGGTTTCTCTACGCTTTACACTGGCTCGATCATGATAGGACAGATTCAGGTTTTGACGGACAACCCTCATTCGGCTAAATTTGAGGTGTTAAAGCACAAGGACGAGATAATAGAGAAGGCAAACGAGATAGAATCTTCAATCGTCAAGCTCGGAGGAGGTTGCAAGGATTTAACTGTTAGAGTCTTTGATAATATGATCGTCGTGCACCTTTTAATCGATGTGAAGGATGCAATGGGAGCTAACTTCATAAACTCCGTTTGTGAAAGGATAGCTCCGTTTATAGAGCGAATTACAGGCGGAAAAGTTTTACTCAGAATTCTCTCAAACCTCTGCCCTCAAAGACTTGCGATAGCCAAAGCTGTATTCGATAAGAAGGCTGTTGGGGGAGAAGAGGTTGTTGAAGGGATCATCAAGGCTTACGAGCTTGCTAAGGTCGATATTTACAGATGTGCGACACACAACAAGGGAATCATGAACGGTGTTTGTGCTGTGCTTATTGCAACTGGCAACGACTTCAGGGCTGTTGAATCCGCTTGCTACGCTTACTCAGCAATGCAAGGATTTAAACCCCTAACACACTACGAGATAAATGAGGATGGCGATTTGGTCGGTTACATAGAATTACCAATGTCGGTTGGGGTTGTTGGAGGTGCAAAGGCAAATCCTCTCGCAAGGATTTGTCTGAAAATTTTGGGTGTTAAAAGTGCTGAAGAACTGGCAAGGGTAATAGCTTCAGTTGGATTAGCTCAGAACTTCGCCGCTTTGAGAGCTTTAGTGACTGAGGGCATTCAGAGGGGTCATATGGAGCTGCATGCGAGAGGTCTAGCCCTGTCTGTGGGGGCTAAGGGTGATGAGGTCGAAAAGGTGGTTGAGAGAATGCTCAAGGAGGGAAAGATTAGCATGAGTAAAGCTAAGGAGATTTTGGAGAGACTTAGACAAAAATAA
- a CDS encoding inorganic phosphate transporter: protein MIEFAIIAACILIAFSIGSNDTSNAFGISIGCGLLKFRTALILLLVFVLIGVSLQGHAVMRTVGKELVGLSGKSLTLSLTMSAVIIILSNWRKFPLSSHQVIIGSLTGSALALGLPVNYYTLLKIVLSWITSPFSSFFLSIAIYKILEKTLVRYSVFVAERILSILLLISAILIAYNTGANELATAVGSVVYYGILDPTQAGVIGTFSLFFGALALSHRVVETVGKGITALDIISGFSAQFGAGLSVWIFTTLGMPVSTTYCIIGGIFGVGFLKGIGTVKLGLLGRIALSWVTAPALSFITCFALGKVI, encoded by the coding sequence ATGATCGAGTTTGCTATAATCGCCGCTTGCATCCTAATAGCTTTCAGCATAGGTTCAAACGACACATCAAACGCATTCGGAATAAGCATAGGTTGCGGACTTCTAAAGTTCAGAACTGCTTTGATACTATTGTTAGTATTCGTCCTTATAGGTGTGAGCTTACAGGGACATGCTGTAATGAGAACTGTCGGAAAAGAATTGGTGGGATTGAGCGGCAAGTCTCTTACACTCTCTTTGACAATGTCAGCGGTTATAATAATTCTTTCAAACTGGCGCAAGTTTCCACTTTCAAGTCATCAGGTTATAATTGGAAGTTTAACTGGCTCAGCTTTGGCTTTGGGATTACCGGTAAATTACTATACTCTTCTAAAAATAGTGCTGTCTTGGATTACCTCCCCTTTCTCATCATTTTTTCTGTCTATAGCAATCTACAAGATTCTCGAAAAAACTCTTGTAAGATATTCAGTCTTCGTTGCGGAGAGAATACTTTCAATTCTCCTGTTGATCAGCGCAATTCTCATAGCTTACAATACCGGTGCCAATGAGCTCGCAACCGCTGTAGGATCGGTAGTTTACTACGGAATATTGGATCCAACTCAAGCGGGTGTAATAGGCACTTTTTCACTGTTCTTCGGTGCATTGGCACTAAGTCATAGAGTCGTTGAGACAGTTGGAAAGGGTATAACGGCATTGGATATTATCTCTGGATTTTCAGCACAGTTTGGAGCTGGTTTAAGTGTTTGGATTTTCACAACTCTGGGAATGCCTGTTTCAACTACTTATTGTATAATAGGTGGCATATTTGGTGTTGGATTTTTGAAAGGTATCGGGACTGTTAAGTTGGGTCTTCTGGGAAGGATTGCTTTGAGCTGGGTTACCGCTCCAGCTCTGAGCTTTATAACTTGTTTTGCTTTGGGCAAAGTAATTTAA
- a CDS encoding RuvB-like helicase, with amino-acid sequence MAIEIKEIQKFERIGAHSHIKGLGLDENLRALDVADGLVGQKKAREAAGVIVRMIKSGKMAGKGILIAGPPGTGKTAIAVAISKELGKDIPFVQVSASEFYSAEMKKTEALIQAMRKAIGVRIKERRFVLEGEVVGLDYNMVPNPYNPTQKIPESATLTLATKDEKRTFTVSGRLALQFLYQGIEVGDVIMIDKETGRIVKLGKSERAKKYDIGEETVEVPSGRIEKEKEFTYVVTLHDLDEANARRRGGLFSLFEPVSKEIDSEVREAVDEQVKRWVEEGRAELIPGVLFIDETHLMDIELFAFMNRAMESEMAPIIILASNRGFAKIRGTDIVSPHGIPLDLLDRLLIITTEPYSREEIKKIIEIRADESKIKLSEEALEMLTDLGEKNSLRYAVQLLAPAYELAKLRNSDKIEVEDVKKASELFVDVSQSSSYLKKWEEKMLAQ; translated from the coding sequence ATGGCTATAGAGATTAAAGAGATTCAAAAGTTTGAGAGGATTGGAGCGCATTCGCACATTAAGGGGTTAGGATTGGACGAAAATCTGAGAGCTTTGGATGTAGCTGACGGTTTGGTCGGGCAGAAGAAGGCAAGAGAGGCTGCTGGGGTTATTGTTAGAATGATAAAATCCGGAAAGATGGCTGGGAAGGGAATACTGATAGCAGGACCACCGGGAACGGGTAAAACCGCGATAGCGGTAGCTATAAGCAAGGAACTCGGTAAGGACATACCTTTCGTTCAAGTGTCAGCGAGTGAGTTCTACAGTGCAGAAATGAAGAAGACAGAAGCTCTGATTCAGGCGATGAGAAAGGCAATAGGTGTTAGGATTAAGGAAAGGAGATTTGTCTTGGAGGGAGAGGTTGTCGGCTTGGATTACAACATGGTTCCTAACCCCTACAATCCAACGCAAAAGATTCCAGAATCTGCAACTTTAACACTGGCAACGAAGGATGAAAAGAGGACTTTTACTGTAAGTGGTAGGTTGGCCCTACAGTTCCTATATCAGGGTATAGAGGTTGGAGACGTCATAATGATCGACAAGGAGACTGGAAGAATCGTTAAGCTTGGAAAGAGCGAGAGAGCTAAGAAGTACGATATAGGAGAAGAGACCGTAGAGGTTCCTTCTGGCAGAATTGAAAAGGAGAAGGAATTTACGTATGTTGTAACACTACACGATCTGGATGAGGCTAATGCGAGGAGAAGAGGGGGACTTTTCAGCCTGTTTGAGCCAGTTAGCAAGGAGATCGACAGTGAGGTGAGAGAGGCGGTAGATGAACAGGTTAAGAGGTGGGTTGAAGAGGGAAGAGCCGAGCTTATACCTGGTGTTCTCTTCATAGATGAAACACATCTGATGGACATCGAGCTATTCGCCTTCATGAATCGTGCAATGGAGTCGGAGATGGCACCGATAATAATTCTGGCATCAAACAGGGGATTTGCAAAAATCAGAGGAACCGACATAGTCTCTCCACATGGAATTCCGCTTGATCTCCTCGACAGACTTCTGATAATCACAACTGAGCCTTATTCTAGGGAAGAGATAAAGAAGATAATAGAGATTAGGGCTGACGAATCTAAGATCAAGTTGAGTGAGGAAGCTCTGGAGATGCTTACAGATCTGGGAGAGAAGAACAGTCTTAGATATGCTGTCCAACTGCTTGCACCAGCCTATGAACTCGCAAAGCTCAGAAATTCAGATAAGATAGAGGTTGAGGATGTGAAAAAAGCATCAGAACTATTCGTGGATGTTAGTCAGAGTTCAAGTTATCTAAAGAAATGGGAAGAAAAAATGTTAGCTCAATAA
- a CDS encoding TIGR00153 family protein produces MFFKRVFFGGKLEKEVLDLIKEHLEVLQTACETFKLALETDDDSLLSSICEFEDEGDRIRRDIAMKIYEGAFLPYLRPNIYRFSEVVDEAIDKIEDTVYDYQYLKACKDKSLLDMAREDILRIAELNFKASKRLFEAYKALIEGEDLSELTVKIRVYEREVDAIKHRLEEKIRGVDVDVWSALSFLKLLEHIVSISDLIEDAGDIIQIINVSLR; encoded by the coding sequence ATGTTTTTCAAGAGGGTGTTCTTTGGAGGAAAGTTGGAAAAGGAAGTTCTAGATTTAATAAAAGAACACCTTGAGGTTCTGCAAACAGCATGCGAAACGTTTAAACTTGCTCTAGAAACGGATGACGACTCATTATTATCGTCTATCTGCGAGTTCGAGGATGAGGGCGATAGAATAAGGAGAGATATTGCAATGAAGATTTATGAGGGTGCGTTTTTACCCTACCTCAGACCCAACATATACAGGTTTTCCGAAGTTGTAGATGAGGCAATCGATAAGATTGAGGATACTGTGTACGACTATCAGTACCTGAAAGCTTGTAAGGATAAGTCTCTGTTGGATATGGCAAGAGAGGATATATTGAGAATTGCCGAACTTAACTTTAAAGCTAGTAAGAGATTATTCGAGGCTTACAAAGCTCTAATTGAAGGAGAAGACTTAAGCGAGCTAACTGTTAAGATTAGAGTCTATGAGAGAGAGGTTGATGCTATTAAGCACAGGCTTGAAGAGAAGATAAGAGGGGTTGACGTCGATGTATGGTCTGCTCTATCATTCCTAAAACTCTTAGAGCACATCGTAAGCATCTCTGACTTAATAGAAGATGCGGGAGATATTATTCAAATAATCAATGTCAGCTTGAGATGA
- a CDS encoding radical SAM/SPASM domain-containing protein, which translates to MDRMVEFFGHVVGNPLTRKAIKHTLKRDKDGIIKLDKYLLAYANNEEVKSLEFKAIRKVIDAGLKAFGDENAEKLLKERLRDPYWRRGFISVIRGLAEFGVRKPFVPGAPFLIVWDVTYACNLKCKHCYSTAGKPWKDELNTQEALRAMEILADAGVTAIAFSGGEPLIRKDFFELAKAVRDHGMFVAVATNGTLLTKENVQKLKDLGVWFVQISLDGTKETHESFRGIRGIYEKVVEGIKNCVEAGLITCISTTATKLNYQDIPKIMDLAEELGVQWFMLYNFIPVGRGDFEMDLSAEEKERLLRELWSRLKSTGINFMSTAPYYARVAIQEESEIVPTHFYNPKLEGKLKVLADFIGGCGCGRFYLAMRANGNIEPCVFFPLTLANIKDFSCGDDFLEFWKSNRVLEDLRNKDKIEICGECRYRYVCGGCRARAYAYFRDYLKPDPGCIIAYKRLKKEVR; encoded by the coding sequence ATGGATAGAATGGTTGAATTCTTTGGGCATGTAGTTGGTAATCCTCTTACAAGAAAAGCTATCAAGCACACCCTTAAGAGGGACAAAGATGGTATAATTAAGCTCGATAAGTATCTACTGGCTTACGCTAACAACGAGGAAGTAAAGAGCCTTGAGTTTAAGGCGATAAGAAAGGTAATAGATGCTGGATTGAAAGCTTTCGGAGATGAGAATGCTGAAAAGCTCCTCAAGGAGAGGCTTAGAGATCCCTACTGGCGTAGAGGTTTTATTTCAGTTATTAGGGGCTTGGCTGAGTTTGGTGTCAGGAAGCCCTTTGTCCCCGGAGCTCCATTTCTCATCGTTTGGGATGTAACGTATGCATGCAATTTGAAGTGTAAGCACTGCTACTCAACGGCTGGGAAGCCTTGGAAAGATGAGCTTAACACGCAGGAGGCTTTAAGGGCAATGGAGATTTTGGCTGATGCCGGAGTAACAGCAATAGCTTTCAGTGGCGGTGAACCCCTAATTAGAAAGGACTTCTTCGAGTTGGCCAAAGCAGTGAGAGATCACGGGATGTTTGTTGCCGTTGCGACCAACGGAACACTTCTAACTAAGGAGAACGTTCAAAAGCTGAAAGATTTGGGTGTTTGGTTTGTGCAGATAAGCTTGGATGGAACCAAAGAAACTCACGAATCTTTCAGAGGTATAAGAGGTATCTACGAAAAGGTTGTGGAAGGTATAAAGAACTGTGTTGAAGCTGGACTAATTACGTGCATATCCACAACTGCAACAAAGCTGAACTATCAAGACATTCCGAAGATCATGGATTTGGCTGAGGAATTGGGAGTTCAGTGGTTCATGCTCTACAACTTCATTCCAGTTGGCAGAGGAGACTTTGAGATGGATCTGAGTGCTGAAGAAAAGGAGAGACTTCTGAGGGAGCTTTGGAGCAGACTGAAGTCTACTGGCATAAACTTCATGTCAACGGCACCCTATTATGCGAGAGTTGCTATTCAGGAAGAGAGCGAAATCGTCCCAACGCACTTCTACAATCCCAAGCTAGAAGGAAAGCTAAAGGTTTTGGCTGACTTCATAGGAGGATGTGGATGCGGAAGATTCTACTTAGCTATGAGAGCCAACGGAAACATAGAGCCTTGTGTGTTTTTCCCTCTAACTCTGGCAAACATCAAGGATTTCAGCTGTGGAGATGATTTCTTGGAGTTCTGGAAGAGCAACAGAGTTTTAGAAGATCTGAGAAACAAAGATAAGATAGAAATATGTGGCGAGTGTAGATACAGATACGTT
- a CDS encoding aspartate aminotransferase family protein, translated as MDWFELEKEYLIPFYKRQRVVFVRGEGCWLYDENGKKYLDLVAGIACVAIGHSHPHFIKRVEEQLKKLVHVSNLFYTTPQIELAMKLREISGMDKFFFCNSGTEAVECALKISRKVTGRKKFVALKGAFHGRTMGSLSVTWKEKFRKPFEPLIKPVEFVEPNNIHDLEKKVDDETACVILEPIQGEAGVYPLDEGFIKAVFEERDEHHFIVIFDEVQTGFGRTGKWFAKDHYGVKPDVIAMAKAMGSGFPIGGVGVTNEVAKKLEATEHASTFGGNPLACTASLATIEIIEKEKLVENAGKVGSYFRERLSELSEEVRGLGLMIGAKFENAFEIVRRGFDEGLVLNATSEDNLRFVPPLVIGKEEVDYAVEKLGSILRTLT; from the coding sequence ATGGACTGGTTCGAGCTTGAAAAGGAGTACTTAATCCCGTTTTACAAAAGACAGAGAGTAGTTTTCGTCAGGGGCGAGGGTTGCTGGCTGTACGACGAAAACGGTAAGAAATATTTGGATCTAGTTGCGGGGATTGCATGCGTTGCTATAGGGCATTCGCATCCGCATTTCATTAAAAGAGTTGAGGAGCAGTTGAAAAAACTGGTGCACGTTTCAAATCTCTTCTACACAACTCCCCAAATCGAGTTGGCTATGAAGCTGAGAGAAATAAGCGGAATGGACAAGTTCTTTTTCTGCAATAGCGGAACTGAGGCTGTTGAATGTGCCTTGAAGATCTCGAGGAAGGTGACGGGAAGGAAGAAGTTTGTAGCTCTCAAAGGCGCTTTCCACGGGAGGACGATGGGATCCCTCTCTGTAACTTGGAAGGAGAAGTTTAGAAAGCCGTTTGAACCTTTGATTAAGCCTGTAGAGTTTGTTGAACCTAACAACATTCACGATTTGGAGAAAAAAGTCGATGATGAAACTGCCTGTGTTATACTCGAACCTATTCAGGGTGAGGCTGGAGTTTATCCACTTGACGAAGGCTTTATCAAGGCTGTTTTTGAAGAGAGAGACGAGCATCACTTCATCGTAATATTCGACGAAGTTCAAACAGGATTTGGAAGGACTGGAAAGTGGTTTGCCAAAGATCACTACGGTGTTAAGCCGGATGTTATTGCAATGGCTAAAGCAATGGGTTCCGGATTTCCCATTGGCGGTGTTGGGGTTACAAACGAGGTTGCTAAGAAGCTTGAAGCTACTGAACATGCATCGACTTTTGGAGGAAATCCCTTAGCCTGTACGGCATCTCTAGCAACAATTGAAATTATCGAAAAGGAAAAACTCGTAGAAAATGCCGGAAAGGTTGGTAGCTACTTCAGAGAGAGGCTGAGCGAGTTGAGTGAAGAAGTTAGAGGCTTGGGCTTGATGATAGGTGCAAAGTTTGAAAATGCTTTTGAAATCGTGAGAAGGGGGTTTGATGAGGGTTTAGTGTTGAATGCAACTTCTGAGGATAATCTGAGATTTGTTCCGCCTTTGGTGATAGGTAAGGAGGAGGTTGATTATGCTGTTGAAAAGTTAGGATCAATCTTGAGAACGCTAACTTAA